One region of Mucilaginibacter gotjawali genomic DNA includes:
- a CDS encoding (4Fe-4S)-binding protein, translating to MKYKFEHPIISRIGTEKYKCTVEWRHGKFITDEPETSGGKDLGPDPYTLLVSSVATCTITTLRMYIDRKGWDIPRISASVNMYFEEKDGQKVTVIDRDLDFSTPVTDEQREHLIQIAKACPISKILEGGIRIRTFAYSENEEKEKHTYTNDEITVAWKPELCRHAARCATQLPQVFNSQAKPWVNMDGATSQEIKEQVARCPTGALSLEVKPKA from the coding sequence ATGAAATACAAGTTTGAGCACCCCATTATTTCCCGCATCGGGACGGAAAAATATAAATGTACCGTTGAATGGCGCCACGGCAAATTTATTACGGATGAACCCGAGACCTCGGGTGGCAAAGACCTGGGACCAGATCCCTATACTTTATTGGTATCGTCCGTGGCTACCTGTACCATCACCACCCTGCGGATGTATATTGACCGTAAGGGTTGGGATATCCCCCGGATTTCAGCCTCGGTAAATATGTATTTCGAGGAAAAGGATGGCCAAAAGGTTACCGTGATTGACCGCGACCTAGATTTTTCAACGCCTGTAACGGATGAACAACGTGAGCATCTGATCCAGATAGCAAAAGCCTGCCCTATTTCAAAAATACTTGAAGGCGGGATCCGGATCCGCACATTTGCATATAGTGAAAACGAAGAAAAGGAAAAACATACCTATACAAACGATGAGATCACGGTAGCATGGAAACCTGAACTTTGCCGTCATGCCGCGCGCTGCGCAACGCAGTTGCCACAGGTTTTTAATTCCCAGGCTAAACCATGGGTTAATATGGATGGCGCCACCAGCCAGGAAATAAAGGAACAGGTAGCCAGGTGCCCGACAGGAGCGTTAAGTCTGGAAGTTAAGCCAAAAGCATAA
- a CDS encoding GNAT family N-acetyltransferase: MEIQNKNDGKRGAFYIEDGGKEIALMHYIFSGPGKMIIDHTEVNDAYAGKGLGLQLVKAGVAYARENHMKILPLCPFAKKIFDITPAFADVLFGS; the protein is encoded by the coding sequence ATGGAAATACAAAACAAAAACGATGGCAAACGTGGTGCTTTTTATATAGAAGACGGTGGAAAAGAGATTGCTTTAATGCACTATATTTTCTCCGGGCCGGGTAAAATGATTATCGACCATACCGAAGTTAATGATGCATATGCGGGCAAAGGTCTTGGTTTGCAGCTGGTAAAAGCCGGCGTTGCCTATGCGCGCGAAAACCATATGAAAATATTGCCGCTTTGCCCTTTTGCGAAAAAAATATTCGATATTACTCCTGCGTTTGCCGATGTGCTTTTTGGTTCATAG
- a CDS encoding sensor histidine kinase, whose protein sequence is METVTVSTLKTFEALKNVPDDQLQWLIDKSKDRLLADGEYLTQQGQPLAGPHFMIKGRIVLYIIQNGSRREIATMRPGDISGYLPYSRGVTATASSHAVGGAQIMSFPTEKIREMVKDHFELTQALVHVMSNRVREFTAMQQQNEKMMALGKLSAGLAHELNNPASAIVRDSVSLLEHLKMEPVSFKKVISIQMTGEQIDAVNNELFRLLAVKDNPELSLKERTKREEEIADWLDERNIENRYDLAENFVDFGFGVDNLETFCSHIPTDSCSPVFNWIGNLLTTERMVQNIQESSHRIASLVNSVKVFTHMDRGSDKQYADIHIGIKNTLMMLIYKIKKGNITMVKEFDQTLPPVNAMIGELNQVWTNLIDNALDAMEPNGKGTLTIKTKKDREFVRVYIIDDGPGIPDEIKSRIFDPFFTTKEMGKGTGMGLEVVHRIVHQHNGSIKVKSEPGRTEFIVCFPIDG, encoded by the coding sequence ATGGAAACAGTAACCGTTTCAACTTTAAAAACTTTTGAGGCGTTAAAGAATGTGCCTGATGATCAGCTGCAATGGCTCATTGACAAAAGCAAAGACCGCTTGCTGGCTGATGGAGAATATTTAACCCAACAGGGCCAACCGCTTGCCGGGCCGCATTTTATGATCAAAGGCCGGATAGTGCTTTACATTATACAAAATGGCAGCCGGCGCGAAATTGCCACAATGCGCCCCGGCGATATCTCGGGCTATCTGCCCTATTCCCGCGGCGTTACAGCAACTGCCAGCAGCCATGCAGTTGGCGGGGCGCAGATCATGTCGTTTCCGACAGAAAAGATCAGGGAAATGGTTAAAGACCATTTTGAATTAACCCAGGCACTGGTACATGTAATGAGTAACCGCGTGCGCGAGTTTACGGCTATGCAGCAGCAAAATGAAAAGATGATGGCGCTGGGAAAACTGTCGGCAGGCCTGGCGCATGAACTGAATAACCCGGCATCGGCCATTGTGCGCGATTCGGTGTCGCTTTTGGAACATTTAAAAATGGAACCGGTAAGCTTTAAAAAAGTGATTTCCATTCAAATGACCGGCGAACAGATAGATGCTGTGAATAATGAATTATTCAGGTTACTGGCGGTTAAGGACAACCCCGAGCTATCCCTTAAGGAAAGGACCAAACGCGAAGAGGAGATTGCAGACTGGCTTGATGAACGAAATATTGAAAATAGGTACGACCTTGCCGAGAATTTTGTAGATTTTGGTTTTGGTGTAGATAACCTGGAGACTTTTTGCAGCCATATCCCGACGGATTCCTGTTCGCCGGTTTTTAACTGGATAGGCAATTTGCTCACTACGGAAAGAATGGTGCAAAATATCCAGGAGTCATCACACCGCATCGCCAGCCTGGTAAACTCGGTGAAGGTATTTACCCATATGGACCGCGGATCGGACAAGCAGTACGCAGATATCCATATCGGGATAAAAAACACGCTGATGATGCTGATCTATAAAATCAAGAAAGGCAACATCACCATGGTGAAGGAATTTGACCAAACCCTGCCGCCGGTAAATGCCATGATAGGCGAGCTGAACCAGGTTTGGACGAATTTGATTGACAATGCACTGGACGCAATGGAGCCCAACGGCAAGGGCACATTGACCATAAAAACAAAAAAAGACAGGGAATTTGTGCGGGTTTATATTATTGACGATGGCCCGGGCATACCCGATGAAATAAAATCACGGATATTTGACCCGTTTTTCACTACCAAAGAAATGGGAAAAGGCACAGGTATGGGCCTTGAGGTGGTGCACCGGATAGTACACCAGCACAATGGCTCCATAAAAGTAAAATCGGAACCCGGGCGAACAGAGTTTATCGTTTGTTTCCCGATTGACGGATAG
- a CDS encoding glycoside hydrolase family 3 N-terminal domain-containing protein, producing the protein MKKNFNSSPILYFSAAAIVVASLAGMSAASHFDPSKKWFSRPADSTGIVLVKNAGGPTLGYSTRSGVKILTVDGLAFKDLNKNGKLDKYEDWRLPVDERAKDLAAQLSIDQIAGLMLYSAHQAIPAMSGGPFGAGTYNGKKFNEGGIDPADVSDQQKSFLIKDNLRHVLVTSVQSPAVAARWNNNVQALVEGSGFGIPANNSSDPRHSANTGFEYTAGAGGTISQWPDELGLAATFDPAVTRQFGSIAAQEYRALGIATALSPQIDLGSEPRWARINGTFGEDPQLDADMARAYVDGFQTSAGDAEIKDGWGYNSVNAMMKHWPSGGPEEGGRDAHFAYGKFAVYPGNNFDEHLVAFVDGALKLSGKTKMVSAVMPYYTISYNRDKQGNAGNSYSKYLITDLLRGKYGYDGVICTDWMVTADEGKTPDTFLGKSWGMETATVAQRHYKILMAGVDQFGGNNDAGPVIEAYNMGVKEHGEAFMRARFEQSAVRLLKNIFRVGLFENPYLDVEHTKQTVGKPEFMTAGYNAQLKSIVMLKNHDNVLPLQKGKTIYMPKKYFPSVKGFFGPPSKERWEDAVQASLIGKYFNVTDDPAKADYAIVFVSSPSGGAGYDADDLKNGGNGYVPITLQYGAYTATDARAHSIAAGDPVEPGITNRSYKGKSITAANYNDLKTIEETKKAMNGKPVIVAITLSKPAVLAEFEKDANAIVAGFGVQNQAMLDVLTGAAEPSGLLPFQMPANMQTVEVQDEDIPHDMICYTDADGHTYDFGFGMNWKGEIHDARTAKYVGIVAKPVFHLKGNTVTLTCSTPGTKIYYTTNGVIPAFVDEYEFTKPFTIKKGTTIKAIAKKYGVDNSSMVVLVKN; encoded by the coding sequence ATGAAGAAGAACTTTAACTCATCTCCAATTCTTTACTTTTCTGCAGCGGCAATTGTTGTGGCATCATTAGCCGGAATGTCGGCAGCCAGTCATTTTGATCCTTCGAAAAAATGGTTTTCCAGGCCTGCGGACTCCACTGGTATTGTTTTGGTAAAAAATGCCGGCGGGCCAACGCTTGGGTATTCCACCAGGTCGGGCGTAAAAATTTTAACTGTGGATGGCCTGGCATTTAAGGACCTGAACAAAAACGGCAAACTGGATAAGTATGAAGACTGGCGCCTGCCGGTTGATGAGCGTGCGAAGGACCTTGCTGCACAGCTTTCTATCGACCAGATAGCGGGGTTAATGCTGTACAGCGCACACCAGGCTATTCCGGCCATGTCGGGCGGGCCATTCGGTGCCGGCACGTATAACGGGAAAAAATTTAATGAGGGTGGTATTGATCCGGCGGACGTATCCGATCAGCAAAAAAGCTTTTTAATCAAAGATAACTTAAGGCATGTGCTGGTCACCTCGGTACAATCGCCTGCCGTGGCGGCCCGCTGGAACAATAACGTGCAGGCCCTGGTAGAAGGTTCGGGTTTTGGTATCCCGGCAAACAATAGTTCAGACCCGCGGCACAGCGCCAATACCGGTTTTGAATATACCGCCGGAGCAGGCGGAACTATTTCGCAATGGCCCGATGAACTGGGACTTGCTGCTACATTCGACCCGGCGGTAACCCGGCAATTTGGCAGCATAGCTGCGCAGGAATACCGGGCACTGGGGATAGCCACGGCTTTATCGCCGCAAATCGATTTGGGATCGGAGCCACGCTGGGCGCGGATCAACGGTACATTTGGCGAGGATCCGCAGCTCGACGCAGATATGGCAAGGGCCTATGTTGACGGTTTTCAGACCTCGGCAGGAGATGCCGAAATAAAAGATGGCTGGGGCTATAACAGCGTAAATGCCATGATGAAGCACTGGCCCAGCGGCGGCCCTGAAGAAGGGGGCCGTGACGCGCATTTTGCTTATGGCAAATTTGCCGTTTACCCGGGCAATAACTTTGATGAGCACCTGGTTGCATTTGTGGACGGTGCTTTAAAACTATCAGGCAAAACAAAAATGGTGTCGGCAGTAATGCCTTATTATACCATTTCGTACAACAGGGATAAGCAGGGCAATGCGGGCAACAGCTATAGCAAATACCTGATCACCGACCTGCTTCGTGGAAAATACGGGTACGACGGTGTGATTTGTACCGACTGGATGGTAACCGCCGACGAAGGTAAAACACCTGATACTTTTTTAGGGAAATCGTGGGGGATGGAAACGGCTACCGTTGCCCAGCGCCATTATAAAATATTAATGGCCGGGGTTGATCAGTTTGGCGGAAATAATGATGCTGGGCCGGTAATTGAAGCCTATAATATGGGGGTTAAGGAACATGGCGAAGCGTTTATGAGGGCCAGGTTTGAGCAATCGGCAGTAAGGTTGTTAAAGAATATCTTCAGGGTGGGCCTGTTTGAAAACCCATACCTTGATGTGGAACATACAAAACAAACGGTTGGCAAACCTGAATTTATGACCGCCGGCTACAATGCACAGCTGAAATCAATAGTAATGTTAAAGAACCACGATAACGTGCTGCCGCTGCAAAAGGGTAAAACCATCTACATGCCCAAAAAATACTTCCCTTCAGTAAAGGGATTTTTTGGCCCGCCATCCAAAGAAAGATGGGAAGACGCCGTACAGGCCAGCCTGATCGGTAAATATTTTAATGTAACAGATGATCCGGCCAAAGCCGATTATGCCATTGTTTTTGTGAGCAGCCCAAGCGGCGGTGCTGGTTATGATGCCGATGATCTGAAAAATGGCGGTAACGGTTATGTGCCCATCACGCTGCAATATGGTGCCTATACCGCCACTGATGCCCGCGCTCATAGTATCGCCGCCGGCGACCCGGTTGAACCCGGCATTACTAACCGCAGCTATAAAGGCAAATCTATTACGGCAGCCAACTATAACGATTTAAAAACTATCGAAGAAACTAAAAAGGCGATGAACGGCAAGCCGGTGATCGTTGCCATCACATTATCAAAACCTGCGGTATTGGCCGAATTTGAGAAAGATGCTAACGCGATAGTGGCAGGTTTCGGTGTGCAGAACCAGGCGATGCTGGATGTTTTAACCGGCGCTGCCGAACCATCAGGTTTGCTGCCATTCCAGATGCCGGCCAATATGCAAACGGTTGAAGTGCAGGATGAGGATATTCCGCATGATATGATTTGCTATACCGATGCGGATGGACATACCTACGACTTTGGCTTCGGGATGAACTGGAAAGGTGAGATCCATGACGCACGTACTGCTAAATATGTGGGGATTGTGGCGAAACCCGTGTTCCATTTAAAAGGAAATACCGTTACCTTGACATGTTCGACACCTGGAACAAAAATCTATTATACAACCAACGGTGTAATACCTGCATTTGTTGATGAATACGAATTTACAAAACCGTTCACCATCAAAAAAGGCACCACTATAAAAGCTATTGCTAAAAAATATGGTGTGGATAATAGCAGTATGGTGGTATTGGTTAAAAATTAA
- a CDS encoding response regulator, with translation MERPIIFSIDDDPQVLRAISRDLRTMYGKEFKILSTTSANEALDTLTDLKNSSDVVALFVCDQRMPEMEGTAFLEKAIKIFPDAKRVLLTAYSDTEAAIKAINDVRLDYYLMKPWDPPEEKLYPVLNDLLDDWQGSYIPEFKGIKVVGYQFSPQSHMIKDYLASNLIPYRWFDVDKNPEARQKLALNKISEDKLPLIVYEDGSYECQPTIRQIAEKVGKNPQITNEIYDVVIVGAGPAGLAAAVYGASEGLKTLLIERKAPGGQAGSSSRIENYLGFPAGLSGADLTRRAISQALRLGAEFLSPQSVSDITQKDGYKTIILEDGPEIISRTVIITTGVDYRKLEVKGIEHFTGAGVYYGAAMTEASACKDKDVFIIGGGNSAGQSAVYLSKFAKQVSIIIRRDSLSYTMSAYLITQIENIPNIQVITDTEITEAHGINCLEKLTLINVKTKETVTKEAVALYVFIGAKPYTDWIKLDIIRDEKGFIETGRELRRYDNFAKIWKMNRDPFLLETSCKGIFAAGDVRSGAMNRVASAVGEGSMAISFVHKYLAEV, from the coding sequence ATGGAACGACCTATAATATTTTCAATAGATGATGACCCGCAGGTGCTGCGGGCGATAAGCCGCGACCTGCGAACGATGTATGGAAAGGAGTTTAAAATTCTGAGTACAACATCGGCTAATGAAGCGCTGGACACTTTGACTGACCTGAAAAATAGTTCGGATGTGGTGGCGCTGTTTGTTTGCGACCAGCGTATGCCCGAAATGGAAGGTACTGCCTTTTTGGAGAAAGCCATCAAAATATTCCCTGATGCCAAAAGGGTACTGCTTACTGCGTATTCTGATACGGAAGCCGCGATAAAAGCGATCAACGATGTGCGCCTTGATTATTACCTGATGAAGCCATGGGACCCGCCCGAAGAAAAGCTATACCCGGTTTTAAACGATCTTTTGGACGACTGGCAGGGTAGCTATATCCCCGAGTTTAAAGGCATAAAAGTAGTGGGTTACCAGTTTTCGCCGCAATCGCATATGATCAAGGATTACCTGGCCAGCAACCTGATTCCCTACCGGTGGTTTGACGTGGATAAGAACCCGGAAGCAAGGCAAAAATTAGCGCTTAACAAAATCAGTGAGGATAAACTGCCTTTAATTGTTTATGAAGACGGCAGCTACGAATGCCAGCCAACCATCCGGCAGATTGCCGAAAAGGTGGGTAAAAACCCGCAGATTACCAACGAAATTTATGATGTGGTGATTGTAGGCGCAGGACCAGCCGGGCTGGCCGCCGCAGTTTACGGTGCTTCCGAAGGATTAAAAACGTTGTTAATAGAGCGAAAAGCACCCGGCGGACAGGCAGGTTCAAGTTCCCGGATCGAGAATTACCTTGGTTTCCCGGCGGGCCTTAGCGGCGCTGATTTAACCCGGCGCGCCATCAGCCAGGCATTGCGTTTAGGCGCCGAGTTTTTATCGCCGCAATCGGTAAGCGATATCACCCAAAAAGATGGTTATAAAACCATCATCCTGGAAGACGGGCCCGAGATCATCAGCCGCACGGTAATCATTACTACCGGGGTAGATTACCGGAAGCTGGAAGTGAAAGGCATTGAGCATTTTACCGGCGCCGGCGTTTATTACGGTGCCGCGATGACGGAAGCTTCCGCCTGTAAAGACAAAGATGTGTTTATCATCGGCGGGGGGAATTCTGCCGGGCAGTCGGCAGTATACCTGTCAAAATTTGCAAAACAGGTTTCCATTATTATCCGGCGGGATAGTTTAAGTTACACCATGTCGGCTTACCTGATCACACAGATTGAGAATATCCCGAACATCCAGGTGATTACCGATACGGAAATAACGGAAGCCCATGGTATCAATTGCCTTGAAAAACTAACGCTCATCAATGTGAAGACAAAAGAGACCGTTACTAAAGAGGCTGTTGCGCTGTATGTATTTATCGGCGCCAAACCCTATACCGACTGGATAAAGCTGGATATTATCCGCGACGAAAAGGGCTTTATAGAAACCGGTCGCGAACTAAGGCGGTATGATAATTTTGCCAAAATATGGAAAATGAACCGTGACCCGTTTTTACTGGAAACCAGCTGCAAAGGTATCTTTGCCGCCGGCGATGTACGCTCCGGGGCGATGAACCGCGTTGCCTCTGCCGTTGGTGAAGGTTCGATGGCGATCAGCTTTGTGCATAAGTATCTGGCGGAGGTGTAG
- a CDS encoding DUF2683 family protein has translation METLIMHPPNKEHTQALKAIAKAWKIRVETSPYDPAFVAMVKKAEKRGNYKELDPNNIGRNSNCRLYPVCLPRLSDLRNLAKAIP, from the coding sequence ATGGAAACATTGATCATGCATCCCCCAAATAAAGAGCATACACAGGCTCTAAAGGCCATTGCCAAAGCATGGAAAATAAGGGTTGAAACAAGCCCCTATGATCCCGCTTTTGTCGCGATGGTAAAAAAAGCTGAGAAAAGAGGAAATTACAAAGAACTTGATCCTAATAATATAGGGCGCAATTCAAATTGTCGCCTATATCCTGTTTGTTTGCCTCGCTTATCCGACCTGCGGAATTTGGCTAAAGCCATACCTTGA
- a CDS encoding class I SAM-dependent methyltransferase, whose translation MNDLETYFKQNNKRVIDKWHHYFEIYERHFSKYRNKEIVLLEIGTFQGGSLQMWKHYFGDKAKIYGIDINPDCKQVEEENIKVFIGSQSDRNFLRNVLKDIPPIDILIDDGGHTMQQQIVSFEELFDHIKPDGTYLCEDLHTSYWDNFGGGYKLPGTFIEYSKELIDKLNAWHFKKAEEIDSFTKSASSMHYYDSMLVIEKREMLKPVTSRTGAIYLTESEKPIVEPKKRSLLKRLVRQ comes from the coding sequence ATGAACGATCTGGAAACCTATTTTAAACAAAATAACAAACGGGTAATTGATAAATGGCATCATTACTTCGAAATTTATGAACGCCATTTCAGCAAATACCGGAATAAAGAAATCGTTTTATTAGAGATCGGCACCTTCCAGGGCGGCAGTTTGCAAATGTGGAAGCATTACTTTGGTGACAAGGCCAAAATTTATGGCATTGATATCAACCCTGATTGTAAACAGGTAGAGGAAGAAAACATCAAAGTATTTATCGGCTCACAATCCGACCGTAACTTTTTAAGGAACGTGCTCAAAGATATCCCGCCGATTGATATTTTAATTGACGATGGCGGCCATACCATGCAGCAACAGATCGTTTCGTTCGAAGAATTATTTGATCATATTAAACCCGACGGCACCTACCTGTGCGAGGACCTGCATACCTCGTACTGGGATAATTTCGGCGGTGGCTATAAACTGCCCGGTACCTTTATCGAATATTCAAAAGAGTTGATCGATAAACTGAACGCCTGGCATTTTAAAAAGGCAGAGGAGATCGATTCTTTTACCAAATCGGCAAGCTCCATGCATTACTATGACAGCATGCTGGTGATTGAAAAGCGGGAAATGCTAAAGCCTGTCACCTCGAGAACTGGCGCTATTTATTTAACGGAGAGTGAAAAACCCATAGTTGAACCTAAAAAGCGATCATTGTTAAAGCGATTGGTCAGGCAATAA
- a CDS encoding helix-turn-helix domain-containing protein — protein MEEDVLIQISNRIKERRREKNITVQELATRANVSKGLISQIENSRTIPSLLVLIEIIKALEIDLNEFFKDIRSRTADLPVVIKRKSEYDHFEKEHASGFHYQRIFTQSITQSTIDIVILTLEPDAIRPLVETDAFEYKYVLSGKIEYQFKEEKIILNQGDSMLFDGRMPHTPINLGTTEASMLVIYFFEEKK, from the coding sequence ATGGAAGAAGATGTTCTGATACAGATCAGCAACCGCATTAAAGAGCGGCGGCGCGAAAAAAACATTACCGTGCAGGAACTGGCTACCAGGGCCAACGTTAGCAAGGGCCTTATTTCGCAGATTGAAAACAGCCGTACCATCCCTTCCTTACTGGTACTGATTGAAATTATTAAGGCGCTCGAGATCGATCTGAATGAGTTTTTTAAAGATATCCGCTCGCGCACTGCGGACCTGCCCGTTGTTATTAAACGTAAAAGCGAATACGATCATTTCGAGAAGGAACATGCCAGTGGCTTTCATTACCAGCGGATATTTACGCAATCCATCACCCAGTCAACCATAGATATTGTTATCCTGACGCTGGAACCTGATGCCATACGCCCCCTGGTTGAAACGGATGCATTTGAATATAAATATGTATTATCCGGAAAGATAGAATACCAGTTTAAAGAAGAAAAAATCATTTTAAACCAGGGAGATTCCATGCTTTTTGACGGGCGCATGCCCCATACGCCCATCAACCTGGGCACTACAGAAGCAAGCATGCTGGTGATTTATTTTTTTGAAGAGAAGAAATGA
- a CDS encoding bifunctional YncE family protein/alkaline phosphatase family protein, translating to MRLKLQPLLVAAICLTASFAYAQLPGKIRKTGQVLLPNGWKLSPAGRALQLGDLPLNMQLSPSGKLLAVTNNGESTQSIQLIDPKTEKQLDERIVGKAWYGLAFSNDEKMLYAGGGNDNWIMAFHIQNNKIGKADTIKLGKPWPDNKICTTGIAVNKANTRLYTVTKEDSALYVIDPASRKIVKRVKLAAEAYSCILSPDEATLYISIWGGSEVTCYNTHTGSMTGIAAGSHPNELLLNKTGKILFVANANDNSVSVINTLTKKTIEVISTALYPTRLTGSTSNGLALSADQKTLYIANADNNCLAVFDVSQPGSSHSLGFIPVGWYPTYVRTLGNKILVANGKGFTSMANPEGPQPVKKADNSGYKKAPTSRGEQYIGGLFKGTLSFIDAPKGDQLKKYTREVYANTPFNNKVSAFAAGIEGNPIPRKSGQASPIKHVFYIIKENRTYDQVLGDVPQGNGDTSLCIFGEKVTPNEHALVNNFVLLDNFYVDAEVSADGHNWSTAAYATDFIEKTWPTSYGGRGGNYDSEGTRKIGDPRDGYIWDYCKRAGVSYRTYGEFADDYKPNIKSLIGHYCVKAPSFDLDITDRYREQVWAHDFDSLVKINKVPQLSTIRISNDHTSGQQKGAISPIAAVADNDQGVGLLIEHLSQSPIWKESVVFVLEDDAQNGPDHIDAHRSPVYLAGAYVKRNAVIHNMYSTSGVLRTIELILNLPPMSQYDAAAVPLFECFNDQPDLSPYKAIPAQVNLEQRNVADNQSSKRSQFFNLAKEDAVPDLDLNDVIWKYVKGESAVLPAPKRSAFVILEKKKKDDD from the coding sequence ATGAGACTAAAACTGCAACCGCTGCTCGTCGCCGCTATTTGTTTAACCGCTTCTTTTGCTTACGCCCAATTGCCGGGGAAGATCCGGAAGACCGGGCAGGTTTTGCTGCCTAACGGCTGGAAACTTAGCCCGGCCGGGCGTGCTTTGCAACTGGGAGATCTGCCCCTTAATATGCAGTTATCTCCGTCAGGTAAATTACTGGCGGTTACCAACAACGGCGAAAGCACACAGTCCATTCAATTGATCGACCCAAAAACCGAAAAACAGCTGGATGAAAGAATTGTTGGCAAAGCCTGGTACGGGCTGGCATTCAGCAATGATGAAAAAATGCTGTATGCCGGTGGCGGCAATGATAACTGGATCATGGCATTTCATATCCAGAATAATAAAATTGGCAAGGCAGATACCATAAAGCTGGGTAAACCCTGGCCGGATAATAAAATATGCACCACAGGCATCGCTGTAAATAAGGCCAATACCCGCCTTTACACCGTAACTAAAGAGGATAGTGCATTATACGTAATAGACCCCGCGAGCCGTAAAATTGTTAAACGGGTAAAGCTGGCGGCCGAGGCCTATAGCTGTATCCTTTCGCCTGACGAGGCAACTTTGTATATTTCTATCTGGGGTGGATCGGAAGTTACCTGTTATAATACCCATACCGGAAGTATGACTGGTATTGCTGCCGGCAGTCACCCGAATGAACTGCTGTTAAATAAAACAGGCAAAATACTATTTGTGGCCAACGCGAATGATAATTCGGTTTCGGTAATTAACACCCTAACAAAAAAGACGATAGAAGTAATATCGACAGCGCTTTACCCCACCAGATTAACCGGTTCAACCAGTAATGGGCTGGCGCTGTCTGCCGATCAGAAAACATTGTATATTGCCAACGCCGATAACAATTGCCTGGCCGTTTTTGATGTAAGCCAACCCGGCAGCAGCCATAGTTTAGGCTTTATCCCCGTAGGCTGGTACCCAACTTACGTGCGTACTTTGGGCAACAAAATATTGGTGGCTAACGGCAAGGGTTTTACCAGTATGGCAAATCCTGAGGGGCCGCAGCCTGTTAAAAAAGCTGACAACAGCGGTTACAAAAAAGCGCCTACCTCAAGGGGCGAACAATACATCGGCGGTTTGTTTAAAGGCACGCTGTCATTTATTGATGCGCCGAAGGGCGATCAGCTAAAAAAATACACCCGGGAAGTATACGCCAATACCCCTTTTAATAATAAGGTATCAGCATTTGCGGCCGGTATCGAGGGCAACCCGATACCCCGGAAAAGCGGACAGGCATCACCCATAAAACATGTATTTTACATTATTAAAGAAAACCGCACTTATGACCAGGTTTTGGGCGATGTACCGCAGGGAAACGGTGATACTTCGTTATGCATTTTTGGCGAAAAGGTTACCCCCAACGAACATGCCCTGGTAAATAATTTTGTTTTGCTGGATAATTTTTATGTAGATGCCGAGGTAAGTGCCGATGGACATAACTGGAGTACTGCTGCATACGCCACCGATTTTATTGAAAAAACCTGGCCCACCAGTTACGGTGGCCGGGGCGGTAACTACGATTCAGAAGGCACGCGCAAAATTGGCGACCCGCGCGACGGTTATATCTGGGATTATTGCAAGAGGGCAGGGGTAAGCTACCGTACCTACGGCGAATTTGCCGACGACTATAAGCCCAATATTAAATCACTTATTGGCCATTACTGTGTTAAAGCGCCAAGCTTTGATCTCGACATTACCGACCGCTACCGTGAGCAGGTATGGGCGCATGATTTTGACTCGCTGGTTAAAATCAATAAAGTACCGCAATTAAGCACTATCCGTATTTCCAACGATCATACCAGCGGGCAGCAAAAGGGCGCCATCTCGCCGATTGCCGCTGTTGCCGATAACGACCAGGGCGTTGGATTGTTAATTGAGCATTTATCCCAAAGCCCGATCTGGAAAGAATCGGTAGTGTTTGTGTTGGAAGATGATGCCCAAAACGGCCCTGATCATATTGATGCGCACCGGTCGCCGGTTTACCTGGCCGGGGCTTATGTTAAGCGCAATGCCGTTATCCATAATATGTATTCAACATCCGGCGTATTGCGCACTATCGAACTGATATTGAACCTGCCGCCCATGAGCCAGTACGACGCTGCAGCCGTACCGCTTTTTGAGTGTTTCAATGATCAACCCGACTTATCGCCCTACAAAGCCATACCGGCCCAGGTTAACCTGGAACAACGTAATGTGGCGGATAACCAAAGCAGTAAACGTTCGCAATTTTTTAATCTCGCGAAAGAAGATGCCGTTCCGGACCTCGACCTGAATGATGTGATCTGGAAATATGTAAAAGGTGAAAGCGCCGTTTTACCCGCGCCAAAACGCAGCGCCTTTGTGATTTTGGAAAAGAAAAAGAAGGATGATGATTGA